From the Acidimicrobiales bacterium genome, one window contains:
- a CDS encoding sulfatase-like hydrolase/transferase, whose protein sequence is MVVVLADDMGWGDLGCYGATKIPTPAMDRVAAEGVRATDC, encoded by the coding sequence GTGGTCGTCGTCCTCGCGGACGACATGGGCTGGGGCGACCTCGGCTGCTACGGGGCGACGAAGATCCCGACGCCGGCGATGGACCGTGTTGCCGCCGAGGGCGTGCGGGCGACGGACTGC